The Halobaculum magnesiiphilum genome contains the following window.
GCGGCGATCTCACACAGCTCCCGGACCGGGAGCCGGGTGCCGTAGTTCCACGACAGCGACGAGAAGCAGGCGAGGTCCGCGTCGGCGACGGCGTCGGCGAACGCGTCCGTGTCGATCCGACCGTCCTCGGTGTCGACGACGCGAACCTCGACGCCGCGGCGGCGTTCGAGCCGCTCGAACGGGAGCGTCCCGGCGGGGTGCTCCAGGTCGGTTCGGACGACCACGTCGCCGGGCTCCCAGTCGAGGGCGGCGGCGACGGCGCTGACGCCGTCGGCGGTGCTCTCGGTGAGGCCGATCGCGTCGGCGGGCGCATCGAGGAACGCGGCGAGTCGCTCCCGCAGGCGCTCGTACTCGTCGAACGCGACCTCGTAGGGATCGGCGTCGGCGAGCACGTCGACCTTGTGGTACCGCTCCCAGGCGGCCGCGGCATCGAGCACCCGCCCCGGCGAGGGGCCTGTCGCGCCCGTGTTGAAGTAGGCGACGCGGTCGCAGGCGGGGATCGACTCGCGCAGCGCCTCCGGTGACCCGGGGCGCTCGCCGTGCTCGGCGTCGAGGTCCGGGTCGAACCCGGCCCCTGACATCGTCACCGTACCGCCTCGGCGGCCTCGGCCATGATCGCAAGCGCCGCCTCCAGGTCGTCCTCGCCGGTGGCGTAGGAGATGCGCGCGTGGCCGGCGCCGTGCTCGCCGAACGCCTCGCCGGGGACGACGACGACGCCGCGCTCGATGCACTCGTCGACGAAGCCCTCGGGCACGCGCGGCATCGCGTAGAAGGCGCCCTGCGGCGTCGGGCAGTCGAGCCCGGCGTCGGCGAGACCCTCGACGACCAGGTCGCGGCGGCGCTCGTAGGCCGCGTGCATCTCGTCGACGACGCTCTGCGGTCCCGAGAGGGCGGCCTCGGCGGCGTACTGTGCGGGGGCGGACGCACACGCCTGTACGTACTGGTGGACCCGGAGCATGCGCTCGATCCGGTCGCTGGCGCCCGTGACCCAGCCGAGGCGCCAGCCGGTCATCGAGTACGCCTTCGAGGCGGCGTTGACGACGACGACGTTGTCGCGCTCGTATTCGATCGGCGAGTGATGGTCGCCGTCGAAGACGAAGTGCTCGTACACCTCGTCGGAGATGCACAACACGTCGTGCTCGCGGGCGATGCGCGCGAACTCCCGCACGTCCTCCTCGGAGGAGACGGTCCCGGTCGGGTTGCCGGGGGAGTTGACGACGAACGCGGCCGTGTCGTCGGTGATCGCGCCCTCGATCGCCGCCGGATCGATCGTCAGGTCCTCGCGCAACGGGACGGGGACGGGTTCGCCGCCCGCGAGCTTCGTCAGGGCGTCGTAGGCGACGAACCCCGGGTCGGGGATCAGGACCTCCTGTCCATGATCCACGTGCGCCTCCATCGCGAGGTGCAGCGCCTCGCTGCCGCCGGCGGTCGCGATCACGTCGCCGGGGTCGACCTCGACCCCCTGGTCACGGGCGTGCTTGTCGGCGATCGCCTCCCGGAGTTCGAGGGTCCCCTTGTTGCCGGTGTAGCCGTCGGTGTCGCCGGCCTCGATGGCGTCGATCGCCGCGCGCTTGGCGTGCTCGGGGGTCGGGAAGTCCGGCTGGCCGAGCCCGAGGTTGATCGCGTCGGCGCCGGCGGCCTCGAACACCTCGCGGATGCCGCTGATGGAGATGCGCTCCACGCGGTCGGAGAACGTCGTCATGAGGGAACCGGCGGCGCCGGCGGTGTTAGGCGTTTCCCTCGGACGATCCCGGCGGGGCGACTACTGGTACATCCGGAGCTGCTGGGCCTGCGAGACGTTCTCCTCGCCCCCCTCCATCTGCGCCGCCAACTGCTCTTTGGCGCGGCGGATCCGCTCGGCGTGCGTCTCCAGGCTCTCCCCGTCGGCGTCAACCCCTGTGAGGGGCTCGACGACCGACTCGAGCACGACCCGCGCGGCGCGGGGGTCCGGGAACTGTGGGTCGGCGTCGACGACCAGCCCGACCGCCGGGAGGTCGGTCTCCATCGCGTGCGCCAGCAGCGCGCCGGTCGGTCCGGAGACGAGCCCGGCGGCCTCGGGGACGGGCACGTCGAGCCCGTCGAGGACGCCGTCAGCGCCGCCGACGGCGATCCCGCGCAGCGTCGGCGATCCGCCGGCCTCTCCGTCCCTGTCGGCGCGAAGCCCCGCGATGTACAGCGGCGTCACGGATTCCTCGCGAAACCACCCCTCGATGCAGCCGGCGAACTCCTCGGCGGCGTCCGGGGAGACGGGCACGTCC
Protein-coding sequences here:
- a CDS encoding pyridoxal phosphate-dependent aminotransferase, with the protein product MTTFSDRVERISISGIREVFEAAGADAINLGLGQPDFPTPEHAKRAAIDAIEAGDTDGYTGNKGTLELREAIADKHARDQGVEVDPGDVIATAGGSEALHLAMEAHVDHGQEVLIPDPGFVAYDALTKLAGGEPVPVPLREDLTIDPAAIEGAITDDTAAFVVNSPGNPTGTVSSEEDVREFARIAREHDVLCISDEVYEHFVFDGDHHSPIEYERDNVVVVNAASKAYSMTGWRLGWVTGASDRIERMLRVHQYVQACASAPAQYAAEAALSGPQSVVDEMHAAYERRRDLVVEGLADAGLDCPTPQGAFYAMPRVPEGFVDECIERGVVVVPGEAFGEHGAGHARISYATGEDDLEAALAIMAEAAEAVR
- a CDS encoding proteasome assembly chaperone family protein, with translation MGHIDVVSEREFDDPVLVEGFPGVGLVGKIVADHLVETLDTELYATVHCDGLPAAAAYAAGDRAVTTPVRLYADPDSDLLILQSDVPVSPDAAEEFAGCIEGWFREESVTPLYIAGLRADRDGEAGGSPTLRGIAVGGADGVLDGLDVPVPEAAGLVSGPTGALLAHAMETDLPAVGLVVDADPQFPDPRAARVVLESVVEPLTGVDADGESLETHAERIRRAKEQLAAQMEGGEENVSQAQQLRMYQ